From the genome of Cedecea lapagei, one region includes:
- a CDS encoding flavin reductase family protein: MSKKRYYYEPVEGHGLPHDPLNAIVGPRPIGWISSCNLQGQRNLAPYSFFNCFNYRPPIIGFASSGWKDSVQNILDTKEFVWNLATRPLAEQMNETSVTLPRGEDEFQRAGLTPVAGTKVKASLVAESPVHFECRLSQCIRLTSADGEELNSWLVLGEVVAVHIDEDLLIDGIYQTALAQPVLRAGGPTAYYTVDESRRFDLVRPDAR, encoded by the coding sequence ATGAGTAAAAAACGTTATTACTACGAGCCCGTGGAAGGCCACGGTTTACCGCACGACCCGCTGAACGCCATCGTCGGGCCGCGCCCGATTGGCTGGATCTCCTCCTGCAATCTGCAGGGCCAGCGTAACCTTGCGCCGTACAGCTTCTTTAACTGTTTTAACTATCGCCCACCGATCATTGGCTTCGCCAGCAGCGGCTGGAAAGACAGCGTCCAGAACATCCTCGACACCAAAGAATTCGTCTGGAACCTCGCCACTCGCCCGCTGGCAGAGCAGATGAACGAAACCTCCGTGACGCTCCCAAGAGGCGAAGATGAGTTCCAGCGCGCAGGCCTGACCCCCGTCGCGGGGACAAAGGTAAAAGCAAGCCTGGTGGCGGAAAGCCCGGTCCACTTCGAGTGCCGCCTGTCGCAGTGCATTCGCCTTACCTCGGCCGACGGCGAGGAGTTAAACAGCTGGCTGGTGCTGGGCGAAGTGGTTGCCGTCCACATCGATGAGGACCTGCTTATCGATGGCATCTATCAGACCGCACTGGCGCAACCCGTGCTGCGGGCCGGAGGGCCAACCGCTTATTACACGGTAGATGAGTCCCGGCGTTTTGACCTGGTTCGCCCGGATGCGCGCTAA
- the mcbA gene encoding DUF1471 family periplasmic protein McbA: protein MKKLLYFSAVISLAALPFASMAAQEMSDANLGQLRPVGTVTAKASNLDDLQAKLAEKAKEQGATGFVINSAGGDNHLYGTATIYK from the coding sequence ATGAAAAAGCTGCTGTATTTCTCTGCGGTTATCTCTCTTGCTGCACTGCCTTTTGCCTCCATGGCAGCCCAGGAAATGAGTGACGCAAACCTCGGCCAGCTGCGCCCGGTGGGTACCGTAACCGCCAAAGCCAGCAACCTTGACGATCTGCAGGCCAAACTGGCAGAAAAAGCCAAAGAACAGGGTGCAACCGGCTTCGTGATTAACTCTGCGGGCGGTGATAACCATCTGTACGGTACCGCCACTATCTACAAATAG
- the celB gene encoding PTS cellobiose transporter subunit IIC, whose product MKNLMAALEARLMPLAAKMAQQRHLGAIRDAYISFMPFIIVGSILLVISSFPSSHYQQFMAAIFGEGWSATVEIPFNAIFSTMAVFISFLVAYRLAERYNIDRMSSGILSLSCFLILTPFAKHPDLGNLIPLEWLGSKGLFVAMLGALASTELFAWMLRQNWVIKMPDGVPPAVQKSFAALIPSLLILILALAIRVLFAKTDYHTIHQFVYEVLATPIRHFGTSYIGALFTCFSITSLWSVGINSGSMVNGILRPFWMENQMDNLAATQAGMPPPHVVTEQFYDMIWMGGAGATLSLVIAMLLFARSQHIKNVSRLAAGSSIFNINEPVLFGLPVIMNPVMLIPFNLVPLVLVTVQYIAMSVGVVATTTGVYIPWTLPPVLSGFIVTGHLSGAVIQLVNLCLGALIYLPFLKVVDRQYRASETPAPVTEPKPATE is encoded by the coding sequence ATGAAAAACCTGATGGCCGCATTAGAAGCCCGGCTGATGCCTCTGGCCGCCAAAATGGCGCAGCAGCGCCACCTCGGCGCCATTCGCGACGCCTATATCTCGTTCATGCCGTTTATTATCGTTGGCTCGATCCTGCTGGTTATCTCGTCATTCCCGAGCAGTCACTACCAGCAGTTTATGGCCGCTATTTTTGGTGAGGGGTGGTCCGCCACCGTTGAGATCCCTTTTAACGCAATCTTCTCGACAATGGCGGTATTCATCAGCTTTCTGGTGGCCTATCGGCTGGCAGAGCGCTATAACATCGACAGAATGTCCTCCGGCATTTTGTCACTCTCCTGCTTCCTGATCCTCACCCCTTTCGCAAAGCACCCTGACCTCGGCAACCTGATTCCGTTGGAGTGGCTGGGGTCGAAGGGGCTGTTTGTCGCGATGCTTGGAGCACTGGCCAGTACGGAGCTGTTTGCCTGGATGCTGCGTCAGAACTGGGTGATCAAAATGCCGGATGGCGTCCCTCCGGCGGTACAAAAATCTTTTGCGGCGCTTATCCCGTCGCTGCTGATCCTGATTCTCGCCCTGGCCATTCGTGTGCTCTTTGCAAAAACCGACTATCACACCATTCATCAGTTCGTTTATGAAGTGCTGGCGACGCCGATCCGCCACTTCGGCACCTCCTATATTGGCGCGCTGTTTACCTGCTTTAGCATTACCAGCCTGTGGTCCGTGGGGATCAACTCAGGCTCAATGGTCAACGGCATTCTTCGCCCCTTCTGGATGGAAAACCAGATGGACAACCTGGCCGCCACTCAGGCCGGCATGCCGCCGCCGCACGTGGTCACGGAGCAGTTTTACGACATGATCTGGATGGGCGGCGCGGGTGCCACCTTGTCTCTGGTGATTGCTATGCTGCTTTTCGCCCGCAGTCAGCACATCAAAAACGTCTCGCGGCTGGCCGCCGGCTCCTCCATTTTCAATATTAACGAGCCGGTGCTGTTTGGCCTGCCGGTCATCATGAACCCCGTCATGCTGATCCCATTTAACCTTGTGCCGCTCGTGCTGGTCACGGTGCAGTACATCGCCATGTCCGTCGGCGTGGTAGCGACCACCACCGGGGTGTATATCCCCTGGACCCTGCCGCCGGTGTTAAGCGGATTTATCGTCACCGGGCACCTGAGCGGCGCGGTTATCCAGCTGGTTAACCTGTGCCTCGGAGCACTGATATACCTGCCGTTCCTGAAAGTTGTCGACAGACAGTACCGGGCCAGTGAAACCCCGGCACCGGTGACCGAACCTAAACCCGCCACGGAGTAG
- a CDS encoding N(4)-(beta-N-acetylglucosaminyl)-L-asparaginase, with protein MTLSANWGTIATWRMAWEGIGEAAERLQQGGSASDAAVHAVKCVEDYPFYKSVGFGGLPNEKGEVELDAAFMDGTSLALGAVAGVRNIANPILVAKALSEERFNSFMVGQGAEAWAKDRGFESKTMLTERAHNHYLKRKRETLDRGLSPYTGHDTVGVIALDGQQRMSVATSTSGLFMKRPGRVGDSPVSGSGFYADSEVGAATATGLGEDLMKGCISYEIVSRMARGMSPQQAAESAVYDLEAKLMARYGRAGDLSVVCMNNRGEYGAATTIDNFSFSVATPAQPAQVFLTAREGNRTLIRPADREWLDAYQRRITAEVIQ; from the coding sequence ATGACGCTATCAGCAAACTGGGGAACGATCGCCACCTGGCGTATGGCATGGGAAGGAATTGGTGAAGCCGCAGAGCGTCTGCAGCAGGGCGGTTCAGCCAGCGACGCTGCGGTCCATGCGGTCAAATGCGTAGAGGATTATCCTTTCTATAAATCGGTCGGCTTCGGCGGACTGCCAAATGAAAAAGGCGAGGTTGAACTGGACGCCGCCTTTATGGACGGTACCAGCCTGGCGCTCGGCGCCGTCGCAGGGGTAAGAAATATTGCTAACCCGATTCTGGTCGCCAAAGCTCTGAGCGAAGAGCGCTTCAACAGTTTTATGGTCGGCCAGGGAGCGGAAGCGTGGGCAAAAGATCGGGGCTTTGAAAGCAAAACCATGCTGACCGAGCGCGCACATAATCACTATCTTAAGCGCAAACGTGAAACGCTGGATCGCGGTCTAAGCCCCTACACCGGGCACGATACCGTCGGCGTTATCGCCCTCGACGGTCAGCAAAGAATGTCGGTCGCCACCTCCACCAGCGGCCTGTTTATGAAGCGCCCTGGCCGCGTAGGTGACTCGCCGGTTTCCGGCTCCGGCTTCTACGCCGACAGCGAAGTGGGCGCAGCCACCGCCACCGGCCTTGGCGAAGATTTAATGAAAGGCTGCATCAGCTACGAGATTGTCAGCCGCATGGCGCGAGGAATGTCACCGCAGCAGGCGGCGGAGTCGGCGGTTTACGACCTGGAAGCAAAGCTAATGGCTCGCTACGGCCGCGCTGGCGACCTCTCCGTCGTCTGCATGAACAACAGGGGCGAATACGGCGCGGCCACAACCATCGACAACTTCTCCTTCTCTGTCGCCACGCCGGCACAGCCTGCCCAGGTGTTCCTCACCGCCAGGGAAGGTAATCGCACGCTCATCCGCCCGGCCGATCGCGAATGGCTGGACGCCTACCAACGGCGCATCACCGCGGAGGTTATCCAATGA
- a CDS encoding leucyl aminopeptidase translates to MKCLLVSPDAAFNNAHLILWNTSLSRWPDALQPLLKEMSAHDEPQTTSFGLQGICRRLSLLPSAEVAQPAVLRKLLSAVETLLPSPVLQPVALDLAGFNLADETTFVRLRTLLIAVLNCFYQLPQLGYRQDLPQSDGELWLITEPNNALARRLAEQAEAIAQGMRLSRQLADLPALDCRPQDVAQRAEAWASQHSKTHCEILDEQAIFDRGLGCLHATGKGSVHPPRLVTLRWQGAAQQEPVYALVGKGITFDTGGMWLKEGEGMRTMKYDMCGAAVVFGMMETVKRLNLPINVVAVMALAENMPGSTAMMPGDVVRAHSGASVEIINTDAEGRLVLADALSYAAERFKPAGMIDVATLTGAVVKALGYDISGLMSNDEALSQRLQQAGNLTQDRVWPLPLDESFDGQVKSAIADYTNTPPNNAAIAVSAAQFLSKFCRQRPWAHLDVSGTALSRGKFTQASGRPAHLLTQYLLALCEGK, encoded by the coding sequence ATGAAGTGCCTGCTTGTCTCACCCGACGCCGCATTTAACAATGCCCATCTGATCTTATGGAATACCTCCCTGAGCCGCTGGCCAGACGCGCTTCAGCCCCTGCTGAAAGAGATGTCTGCTCACGATGAGCCGCAAACAACCTCCTTTGGTTTACAGGGCATATGTAGGCGTCTGTCACTGCTGCCTTCTGCAGAAGTTGCCCAACCAGCGGTGCTCCGAAAGCTGCTTTCAGCTGTTGAAACGCTGCTGCCTTCTCCCGTTTTACAGCCCGTCGCGCTGGATCTCGCGGGCTTTAATCTGGCGGATGAAACCACATTTGTGCGGCTACGCACGCTATTAATTGCCGTGCTCAACTGCTTCTATCAACTGCCGCAGCTGGGATATCGCCAGGATCTGCCGCAAAGCGACGGCGAGCTGTGGCTGATTACCGAACCCAATAACGCGCTGGCGCGACGGCTGGCTGAGCAGGCCGAGGCTATCGCTCAGGGAATGCGGCTTTCCCGCCAGTTGGCGGATTTACCCGCCCTGGACTGCCGCCCGCAGGATGTGGCGCAGCGGGCGGAAGCCTGGGCCAGCCAGCACTCGAAAACCCACTGCGAGATCCTCGACGAGCAGGCCATTTTCGACCGCGGGCTCGGCTGCCTGCACGCCACCGGAAAAGGCAGCGTCCACCCTCCCCGGCTGGTTACGCTGCGCTGGCAGGGTGCTGCCCAACAAGAGCCGGTTTATGCCCTGGTCGGCAAAGGAATAACCTTCGATACCGGCGGGATGTGGCTGAAAGAGGGCGAAGGCATGCGCACGATGAAATACGACATGTGCGGTGCGGCGGTGGTCTTTGGCATGATGGAAACCGTTAAGCGCCTGAACCTGCCCATCAACGTCGTTGCGGTCATGGCGCTGGCGGAAAACATGCCCGGCAGCACCGCAATGATGCCGGGTGACGTTGTGCGTGCCCATTCGGGCGCGAGCGTAGAAATCATTAATACCGATGCCGAAGGCCGTCTGGTGCTGGCCGATGCCCTCAGCTACGCCGCAGAACGCTTTAAGCCTGCCGGCATGATTGACGTCGCCACGCTGACCGGCGCGGTGGTAAAAGCCCTGGGCTACGACATCTCGGGGCTGATGAGCAACGATGAAGCGTTAAGCCAGCGCCTGCAGCAGGCGGGAAACCTGACGCAGGATCGCGTCTGGCCGCTGCCACTGGATGAAAGCTTTGACGGCCAGGTAAAGAGCGCGATTGCCGACTATACCAACACGCCGCCCAACAACGCTGCCATCGCGGTGTCTGCCGCACAGTTCCTCAGTAAGTTTTGCCGCCAGCGCCCCTGGGCGCACCTCGACGTCAGCGGCACCGCGCTGTCACGGGGTAAATTCACCCAGGCGAGCGGCCGACCGGCACATTTGCTGACGCAGTATTTACTGGCGCTTTGTGAGGGGAAATAG
- a CDS encoding helix-turn-helix domain-containing protein produces MEIKLHSNATTTPRTRKYIQESEKTDGELAEELNISVDTVRRWRRRDDCYDKSHRPNTIHRALSHEQESMLVFLRLRLALSLDELLEAARLLIQQGISRASVSRMLQNWQQSRMSKPDLNKQPGHFVLDTFPLPEILSHKQGELLAFSDRVSGYIAVALRERGCEGVADPLVGFLREGLPLPVLSLTAKPCAFTQTLAETLGVPLTAAPQESWLEKAGQGNYHQPLEALLNGERFDKRLGLGAVLLEFEDLLNKRMIRSRLKNLTPEAWLKLNHPSR; encoded by the coding sequence ATGGAGATAAAGCTGCACTCCAACGCCACAACAACGCCGCGTACGCGCAAGTACATTCAGGAATCCGAAAAAACGGACGGCGAGCTGGCGGAAGAGCTGAACATTTCGGTCGATACCGTCCGCCGCTGGCGCAGGCGCGACGACTGCTACGACAAATCTCATCGACCAAATACGATTCATCGGGCGTTAAGCCACGAGCAGGAGTCGATGCTGGTGTTTCTGCGCCTGCGCCTGGCCCTTTCGCTGGACGAACTTCTTGAAGCCGCACGCCTGCTGATTCAGCAGGGAATTTCTCGCGCAAGCGTCAGCCGCATGCTGCAAAACTGGCAGCAGTCGCGCATGAGCAAGCCGGATCTCAATAAGCAACCGGGCCATTTTGTGCTTGATACTTTCCCGCTGCCCGAAATCCTTAGCCATAAGCAGGGCGAGCTGCTGGCGTTCAGCGATCGCGTCTCCGGCTATATAGCCGTTGCGCTAAGGGAAAGAGGATGCGAGGGCGTTGCTGATCCGCTGGTTGGGTTCCTGCGCGAAGGGCTTCCGCTGCCCGTGCTTTCCTTAACGGCGAAACCGTGCGCGTTTACACAGACTCTTGCAGAGACGCTTGGCGTTCCCTTAACTGCGGCACCGCAGGAAAGCTGGCTTGAAAAAGCCGGGCAGGGCAATTATCACCAGCCGCTGGAAGCGCTGTTAAACGGCGAGCGCTTCGATAAGCGTCTGGGGTTAGGCGCCGTGCTGCTGGAGTTTGAAGATCTGCTTAATAAAAGGATGATTCGCAGCCGGCTGAAAAACCTGACGCCTGAGGCGTGGCTGAAACTCAATCATCCCAGTCGTTAA
- the ybiJ gene encoding DUF1471 family protein YbiJ — MKTIKYAVAALALSTLSFGAFAAQSVNEAQAQNLNKVGVVSVTGATTLDGLEAKLAAKAEAAGASSYAITSANTEGHMSGTAVIYK; from the coding sequence ATGAAAACCATCAAATATGCTGTAGCTGCACTTGCTCTCTCTACTCTCTCCTTCGGTGCTTTCGCTGCACAGTCCGTTAACGAAGCACAGGCACAAAATCTGAACAAAGTCGGCGTCGTTTCCGTGACTGGCGCAACGACCCTGGACGGCCTGGAAGCAAAACTGGCTGCTAAAGCTGAAGCTGCTGGCGCAAGCTCTTATGCCATCACTTCTGCCAACACCGAAGGCCACATGAGCGGCACCGCGGTTATCTACAAATAA
- the ybiB gene encoding DNA-binding protein YbiB, whose amino-acid sequence MDYRKIIKEIGRGKNHARDLDFDTARGLYSHMLKGEVPDLELGGVLIALRIKGEGEAEMLGFYEAMKQHVISLTPPQGKPMPVVIPSYNGARKQANLTPLLALLLNKLGYPVVVHGVSEDPGRVLTETIFTLLGIEPTRHAGQAQAKLENHHPVFLPIGVLCPPMETQLAMRWRMGVRNSAHTLAKLATPFAEDAALRLASVSHPEYVPKVAKFFADIGGRGLLMHGTEGEVYANPLRCPQIALIDGLGTRVVSERQTDTDGEAVALPSGKDPEVTARWIERCVAGVEPVPQSLKIQMACCLVATGDAATLEAGLARVAEVF is encoded by the coding sequence ATGGACTATCGCAAAATCATTAAAGAAATTGGCCGTGGCAAAAACCACGCCAGAGATCTCGATTTTGATACCGCGCGCGGGTTGTACAGCCACATGCTTAAGGGCGAAGTGCCGGACCTGGAGCTGGGCGGCGTGCTGATTGCCCTGCGTATTAAGGGGGAAGGCGAAGCGGAGATGCTCGGTTTCTATGAGGCGATGAAGCAGCACGTCATTTCGCTTACGCCGCCGCAGGGCAAACCGATGCCTGTTGTGATTCCCTCCTATAACGGCGCCCGCAAGCAGGCTAACCTCACGCCGCTGCTGGCGCTTTTGCTCAACAAGCTCGGCTACCCGGTGGTGGTTCACGGTGTGAGTGAAGACCCTGGCCGGGTGTTAACGGAAACGATTTTTACGCTGCTGGGGATTGAGCCGACCCGCCACGCCGGGCAGGCGCAGGCGAAGCTCGAGAATCATCATCCCGTCTTCCTGCCGATTGGCGTACTTTGCCCGCCGATGGAGACCCAGCTGGCGATGCGCTGGCGGATGGGCGTGCGTAACAGCGCGCATACGCTGGCCAAGCTGGCCACGCCGTTTGCCGAAGACGCCGCGCTGCGTCTCGCCAGCGTGTCTCATCCGGAATATGTGCCCAAAGTGGCGAAGTTCTTTGCCGATATCGGCGGTCGTGGGCTGCTGATGCACGGTACCGAAGGCGAGGTGTACGCTAATCCGCTGCGTTGCCCGCAGATTGCGCTGATTGATGGCCTGGGAACTCGCGTCGTCAGCGAGCGGCAAACCGACACCGACGGCGAGGCCGTTGCGCTGCCGTCAGGAAAAGATCCTGAGGTGACAGCCCGCTGGATTGAGCGCTGCGTCGCAGGCGTTGAGCCGGTGCCGCAATCGCTAAAAATTCAGATGGCCTGTTGCCTGGTCGCGACGGGGGACGCGGCGACGCTTGAGGCTGGCCTTGCACGCGTTGCTGAAGTTTTCTGA